The Juglans microcarpa x Juglans regia isolate MS1-56 chromosome 8S, Jm3101_v1.0, whole genome shotgun sequence genome has a window encoding:
- the LOC121244707 gene encoding dihydropyrimidine dehydrogenase (NADP(+)), chloroplastic, protein MASLSLTQIRSKNSLADFARPRPRTTWARPNRVGLKVFASSEARAEPDLSVTVNGLRMPNPFVIGSGPPGTNYTVMKRAFDEGWGAVIAKTVSLDAAKVINVTPRYARLRAGANGSTKGQIIGWENIELISDRPLETMLKEFKKLKEEYPDRILIASIMEEYDKAAWEELIDRVEQTGIDAIEINFSCPHGMPERKMGAAVGQDCALLEEVSGWINAKATVPVWAKMTPNITDITQPARVALTSGCEGISAINTIMSVMGINLDNLRPEPCVEGYSTPGGYSSKAVHPIALAKVMNIAKMMKSEFGDKDLSLSGIGGVETGGDAAEFILLGANTVQVCTGVMMHGYGLVKKLSDELKDFMKAHNFSSIEDFRGVSLQYFTTHTDLVQRQQEAIQQRKAIRRGLKSDKDWTGDGFVKESESMVSN, encoded by the exons ATGGCGTCCCTTAGTTTGACTCAGATCAGGAGCAAGAACTCGTTGGCTGACTTCGCCAGGCCTCGTCCGAGGACCACCTGGGCTCGTCCGAATAGAGTTGGTTTGAAGGTGTTTGCGTCTTCAGAGGCTCGGGCAGAGCCCGATCTTAGTGTGACTGTCAATGGGTTGCGCATGCCCAACCCGTTCGTTATTGGGTCTGGCCCTCCGGGGACTAACTACACCGTCATGAAGAGAGCCTTTGATGAGGGATGGGGTGCTGTGATTGCCAAAACT GTGTCACTAGATGCTGCCAAAGTTATAAATGTGACCCCTCGGTATGCACGACTACGAGCAGGTGCAAATGGCTCTACCAAAGGGCAAATTATTGGGTGGGAGAACATAGAACTCATAAGTGATCGTCCTCTTGAAACAATGTTGAAAGaattcaagaaattaaaagaagagtATCCAGACAGGATTCTTATTGCTTCAATTATGGAGGAGTATGATAAAGCTGCTTGGGAGGAACTTATCGATAGAGTTGAGCAAACTGGAATT GATGCCATAGAGATCAATTTCTCATGTCCCCATGGTATGCCAGAGCGCAAAATGGGTGCTGCTGTTGGGCAGGATTGTGCACTTTTAGAAGAGGTTTCTGGGTGGATTAATGCAAAAGCTACAGTTCCTGTCTGGGCAAAGATGACTCCTAACATCACTGATATAACTCAG CCAGCTAGGGTGGCTCTAACATCAGGATGCGAGGGGATATCTGCTATTAACACAATCATGAGTGTAATGGGAATAAATCTTGACAACTTACGTCCAGAGCCTTGTGTTGAGGG ATACTCAACTCCGGGTGGCTACTCTTCAAAGGCAGTCCATCCTATTGCTCTTGCAAAAGTGATGAATATTGCAAAAATGATGAAGTCAGAATTTGGTGATAAAGACTTGTCACTTTCTGGTATTGGAGGTGTTGAGACTGGTGGAGATGCTGCAGAGTTTATTCTTCTTGGAGCAAATACTGTTCAG GTCTGTACTGGGGTTATGATGCATGGGTATGGCCTTGTGAAGAAACTAAGTGATGAGCTGAAGGATTTTATGAAAGCACACAATTTCTCTTCGATAGAGGATTTCAGGGG GGTTTCTCTTCAGTACTTCACAACTCATACGGATTTGGTACAAAGGCAACAAGAAGCAATTCAACAGAGGAAAGCTATAAGAAGGGGTTTAAAATCTGACAAAGACTGGACAGGAGATGGCTTTGTGAAAGAGAGTGAGAGCATGGTTTCTAATTAA